Below is a window of Halococcus salsus DNA.
GTGAGTAGCCCGGTTCCCCTTTCGGGATCGAATCCCTGTGTATCCCCGCTCCGATCAGTTCGACGTCGTGAACCCGGATGTCGTCGTCACCCGCGATGTGGAGCGCGGGCGTCGCCCCGTCGGCCCGTTGGTCGATGTCGATACCCTCGAACAGCACCCCTTCGCCCCGGTCCACCACCAGGACCTTCTCGTTGAAGTCCTCCGGAACCGTAAAGCGTGCGTCGCCGACCCCCAGAAATCCCACGTTAGTGAGACCGAGGACCGCGTTCTTCTCGGTGATCTTGTACTCGCCGGCCGGGAACTTGAGCAGGGTGTAATCGTCGGCCGCCGCGGTGATCTGGTCGTCGCAGGGTTCGTTCCCCGTCGGGTCACACCCTGCATCTTCGACCATGTTCACCGTCCGATTGAACTGGATCCCGCGACGCGTGAACGCCGCGCTCGCCGGCCCCGACAGCAGTCCCGCCGACCCCGCCGCTACCCCCGCGAGTTTCAAGTACGAACGCCGGTTCACCGATAGCTGCGCTCCCCCTCCCCGTGATTCCCCATCACTCCGTGGCATCATCAGATAAAGAAACTCGCACCGTAAAAAATGTTTTTCAAGATCAGTACCATAATGGAACCATTCGTCGATCGTCGTTGTGTCGAGTCACCTCGTTCTGAAACCATCGGCGCTCGGGTCGCGAAAGCGGGTGATAGCGGCCGATAGCGGTCGATAGTGCGTGGAACGGTCGGTGAACCGAACCGCTCATGAGGATCCGTTGGCGAACCCGAACGATGGACGGAGCACCCGGGGCGGTGGTTCGCCGTCCGGATGGTGGGGAGCGATGAACACCTGGCAGCGTCGGGCGCTCTACTCGGCGGTCTCGCTCGGCCTCCTGATCCTCGGCTACGCGGTGGTCTACGACTACGGGATGACGACGTTCGAGGGCGAACCGACGACGTTCCTCCACGCCCTGCAGGTCGTCGTGGAGACGTTCACCACGACGGGCTTCGGCTCCGATGCGGGCTGGACCAGCCCCGCGATGAACGTCATCGTGATCGTGATGGACCTCACGGGGGTCGCACTGATCTTCCTCGCGCTCCCGGCGATCGTCTTCCCGCTGCTCGAAGAGACCTTCTCGACGAGCGCACCGACCCGTGCCGACCTCGACGACCACGTCGTCGTCTGTGAGTACACCCCGCGCGGCGAGACCCTCATCGAGGAACTCGAACGGCGGGAGATCCCGTACGTGGTGGTCGAATCCGACCGCGACCGCGCCGACGACCTCCACGAGGACGGGGTGAGCGTGGTCTACGGCGACCCCGAATCCGAGACGACCCTGGAGCGGGTGAACCTGGATGCTGCACGGGCACTGGTGGCCGATTCGATCGACGAGGCAAACGCTTCGATCGCGCTCGCGGCGGGCGAGAGCGGGACCCGTATCATCGCGTTCGTCGAGGACACCGATGCCGCCGACTATCTCACCTACGCGGGCGCGGACGACGTGTTCTCGCCGCGGCGGCTCGTCGGCGAGAGCCTCGCGGACAAGGTCACGACGGCGGTCTCGCCGGAGCTTCGCGACGCGGTCGAGATCAGCGACGAGTTCGAGGTGGCCGAACTCACGATCCGACCGGGGAGCGACCTCGCGGGCGTCACGATCGCCGAGAGCCGGATCACCGAACGCACCGGGGCGCACGTCATCGGAGCCTGGCTCCGCGGGGCGTTCGTCAGCCCGCCGGGGCCCGACACCCGCCTCGACGAGCACTCCTTGCTGCTCGTGGCCGGTCAGGAGGAACAGCTCGAAGCCCTCAAGCGGATGACGACGGCCGAAACCAGACCCTACCGGCGCGGAAACGTCGTCATCGCGGGGCGCGGCGAAGTCGGGTCGACGGTCGACGCGGCGATCGCGGCCGACGGGCTGGAGTCGGTCGTGGTCGACCTCGCCGACAAACCCGGCGTGGACATCGTGGGCGACGCCACCGAGGAGGCCGTGCTGAAGACCGCGGGCCTCGACGACGCGCTCGCGGTGGTGCTCGCGCTCCCGGACGACACGCAGACCGTCTTCGCGGCGCTCGTCATCCGGGAGCTCTACCCCGACATCGAGATCCTGGCGCGGGCGAAGGAGACCGAGAGCGTCCGGAAACTCTACCGCGCCGGCGCGGACTACGTGCTCGCGCTCGCCACCGTGAGCGGCCGGATGCTGGCCTCGACGATCCTCGACGAGGACGTCATGGACTTCGACAGCCAGATCGAGGTGCTCCAAACTCGGTGTCCGAACCTCGCCGGCCGGACCCTCGCGGAGGCCGACGTCCGTGCCCGAACCGGCTGTACCGTCGTCGCGGTCGAGCGCGACGGCGACGTGTTCACGGATATTGGTGCCGACTTCGAACTCCGTCAGGACGACGAGGTGATCGTGGTCGGGACCGACGAGGACGTCAACCGCTTCACCGCGTTGGCCGAGTGAGAAGTATCGGCCACAAAACATATGCCGGCGGTCGGGCGAGGCATGCTATGCCCTCCCGCACTCGCACGGTAGCGACGGTCGTGATGCTCTGTATGGTCGTTCTCGCGGGCTGTAGCGGGTCGGGAGGTGCTGGCGGAGACCAGGCGAGCGGTGCGAGCGGTGGGGGCGGGAACGCGAACGCCGGGATGGGTGGCGGGGGTGCCAGCGCCGGCGGCGGTGGAGCGGGCGAGGCCCAGCGCGCGCGCCAAGCCCCACAGGCGGTCATCAAGACCGGCCGCGTCCAGCTCGGGGTCGAGAACTTCAGCGCGGCCCAGCGGAACCTGACGCGGGCGACTCGGGCGGCGGGTGGCTACGTCAGCGCGTCGAGCGAGAGCACCTACACCGAATCCGGCGAGAACGTCACCCGCGGCGAGCTCGTGCTCCGCGTTCCCAGTCGAACCTTCTCGACGTTGTTCTCGCAGGTCAAGGCGGTCGGCACGGTGGAGAACGCGAACAGCAACAGTACCGACGTCTCCGGAAAGCTGATCGACCTCCGAGCCCGGCTCAACAATTCGCGCGCCCAGCGCGACCGGCTCCGCGCGCTCTACGACAACGCCAGCGACACCGAGGCGACCCTCGCGGTCCAGAAGCGCCTCTCGGCTGTGCAGTCGCGGATCGAGCGTCTCGAAGGCCGACTGGCCTCGCTGAACGACCGGGTCGCCTACTCGACGATCACGGTGACGTACGCCGAATCCAGCCCGAGCGCACCCCCAGAGCAGTGGTACGACGTCGGCGTGGGCAGCGCGCTTGTCTCGTCGATGGAGGGCGTGGTCACCGCGATCCGGGCGATCGTCGTCGGGCTCGCGTACGCCGCGCCGTACCTCGTGGTCTTCGGGGTCCCCCTCGCGCTGGTCGGCTACCTCGTCCACCGCCGTCGAAGCGCACCCTGACCGGCACGGGTTTTTGGCCCGGGACGGTCAACGGCGAGTATGAACTTCGACGTCGTCCAGGGTGACATCGCGGCCCAGCAGGCCGACGCGCTCGTCAACGCCGCCAACACGGGGCTGGCGATGGGGTCGGGCGTCGCGGGCGCGCTCCGGCGCGGGGCCGGTCCGGGCATCGACGACGAGGCGGTCTCGAAGGGACCAGTTGATCTCGGCGAGGTGGCGGTCACCGACGCCTACGACCTCGACGCCGAGTGGGTGATCCACGCCGCCGCGATGCCGCAAGGCGGGCGCGCGACCGCCGAGAGCATCCGTGAGGCGACCCGGACCAGCCTCGAACGCGCCGACGAACTCGGATGTACGTCGCTCGTGCTCCCGGCGCTCGGCTGTGGGATCGCGGGGTTCGACCTCCGCGAGGGAGCACGGATCATCGGCGAGGTGATCGCCGAGTACGAATCCACGTCGCTCGCCGACGTCCGGCTGATCGGCTACGACGAGGACGAGGTCGCGACTATCCGCGAGGCCACGCGCGAGAACTGACGAACCGGATCGGTGGGCCGAGCGGAGCCGTGACCGGTCACTCGACCTCGACTGCGAGACCGTCGCGGGCGAACCTGACGTCGCCCTCGTAGTGCGCCCCGATGGACTCCAACATTTCCTCGTGGCGGCCCTCGGTGTGGGGGTAGAGATGGGTGAGGTAGACCCGCCCGACCTCGACCCCCGATCCGGCGAGCGTCTCGCCCAGCTGGTTCGGCGTGGGGTGATTCGAGACGTCGACGTCGTCGGGGAACGAGCAGTCGTGGGCCAGCACGGCCGAGCCGTCGGCGAAATTCATGAGGTTCGTGAAAGCCTCGCTGTCGGCGCTGAAGGTGAACGCCGGCCCGTCGTCGTGGGTGAAGCGGTAGGCGAGACAGTACATCGAGTGACGAGTCTCGCGGGCGTCGACGTCGAACCCCGCGAGCGAGAACGACTCCGCGACGACCTCGCGAACCCGGAGGTCGATCCGGCCGTCGAGGTACTCGTGGACGTCGAGGAGGCCGTCGATCAGCTCTTTCGTGCCCTGCGGCCCGACGATTTCGAGATGCTCCGCGCCCGCGAGCCACCGGGCCTTCACCAGCGGGAGGAGGTCCGCGACGTGGTCGAGGTGGTGGTGGGTCAGGAGGACCGTCGAGACGCCCTCGTACCCCGTCTCGGTTCGCGCGAGCGCGTTGAGCACGCCGCTGCCGCAGTCGACGAGGAGCGAATCGTCGTCGGCATCGAGGAGGAGTCCGGTCTGGGATCGCCGGCCGCTCGGCATCGCGGCTCCCGTCCCGAGGAAGGTTACGCGCATGACGAATCGGGGGACGGGGCGGGCAAAAGCGTTGCTCGCCGGCGTCGTGCTCAAGCCGAAGGCTCATGGGCCTCAGTCGTGCACAACGGGCAATGACAGCCGCCGAGGGCGAACGCCGGGGTTTCTTCGCGTACTACCGCGAGTACGCCAAATCGGGTGTTCACGCGGCGAGCGCGGCAGCGCTGACGGCACTGATCGGGATCGCGAGTTTCACGGGCATTCGGTGGTTCGTTCTGGTCGCGATCGCGGTCTACGTTCTCCCGCCGGTGTTCCTCTATTCCACCGGCGAGGGCGAGCGGGTGCCGTCGGTCGTCGGCGAAGGCGGTGAGTCCAGCGATGGACGGGGTTCGGGACGTGGTACGGGAGATGGAAGCGGCGACCCGCGTGCCGACACTGTCGAGTCCAGTGTTTCACAGCGAGAACAGAGGCTGGACGGCGACGACCACGACCGGGAAACGGAAGCGGACGTCGGCTCCAGCGACGTGGGACCGGCGGCGACGGCCGGACCGACGAACGAACGCGGATCCGAGACCACGGGAACCGACGACGAGCCGGAATCGGAGTCGGAGGACAAGGACGAACCGACCGACGAAGACGAAACGGCTCCCGACGTCGAGCCCGGCTGGAAGACGGCGAACGCACCGACCGAGGAGTCGTTGCTCGACGTGGTCGCGACCGCCGACGGCGCGTACGCGGTCGGGGAGAACGGGGTCGTCCTCACTCGGGAGGACGACGGCTGGGCGGTCGCGGTCGAGGGGGGTCCGACGGCGAACGGAAACCCGCTCCGGGGCGTCGATGCGACCGCCGACGGCGGGGCGGTCTGGTTCGCGGGCGACAGTGGCGTGCTCGGGCGCTACAGGGATGGCGAACTCACCGACCACTCCGCACCGAAGGACCGGACGAGCACCTGGACCGACGTCGCGGTCACAGGGACGGCGGGCGACGAACGGATCCACCTCGTGAACGGCTCCGGCGAACTCCTCCGGGGGCGATACGACGACGGCCGCGTCTCGTGGGGCGAGGTCGAAAAACCCGGCAGCGGGTCGAGCATCTCGGCCGTCTCGTTCGTGGACGACGACCGCGGCTACCTCTGCGATACCAGCCAGGGCGTCTACGGGACCACCGACGGCGGCGAAAGCTACGAGCGGATCGGCATCGACGACGCGAACGCCGCCTTCACCGGGGTCGACGCGGCCGGGTCGATGGTCGTCGTGTCGTGCGACGACGGTGCGGTGTTCCGGTACGACGGTTCGGTCTGGACGCGGCTGCGGGCTGCCGAGACGGAGCTCTCGGCGATCGACCTCGCTGGCGAATCGGGGCTCGCGGCGGGCGACGCCGGGACGGTCGTCGAACTCGTGGACGGAGGTTGGGAGACGGTCGAGGCTCCGGTCGATGCCGACCTGTCTGGGGTCACCATCGGGCAGAGCGGGTCGGACGGGTCGGATATCGCCGTCGGGACGGACGGGACGATCATCGAACGGTAACGAGACGGTTCGGGGTCGGACGAGGAACTGTTCGGTCGTCACGCCGGAACGCGTACACCCTCGTGGGGAACCACCGACGCGAAAACGGCGAGGTCGCACCCTCTCCTTCGTTTCGGACGGTGCGCCGGGTCAGTTCTCGTCGGCGTCGCCCGACGTGGCGGAGCTGACGAACGGCCGAAGGAGCGCGTAGACCGAGTGGAGAGCGACGAGCACGGCGACGAGCGAGACCCCCGAAGCGACGACCACGACGACGGCTTCCTGCTCTTCGGCCGTCGCGATCCCCTGTGCGGCGAGCGCGATACCACCGGATCCGAGGAGGACGAGGAGCCGTTTGGCCGCCGAGAGCGCGCTGATCCACTGGCGGAGGTCACGGACCGTCCCGAAGCGCTCGCTACGCATCCGTCTGGTCAGCTCCCCGGTACTGATCGACGAACCCGTCGGACCTCGTGGTCGCCACCATCGCCGATAAGTCAGTCACTCGTAACTCCACGCCAGCAGTGTGCTCCCCGCATTCGTCACGCGTTCCTCCGTCCCGAGGTGGTGGGAGCGAGTTGTCCACCCGTTCGAGCGAGAACACGGTCGTGTCGTCGCATGTCGAGCGTTCGTTTTCCGGCGGTCCGTTTAAAGGTGATCCCGTCGGGGAGGGTCGTACGATAGTTACGCCGAGTTGGTTGGTCGTATACCCTTGTGCGGGTCAGTCGGCCCACTCGACCATCCGGGCGTAGCGCTCGTCGGACGTGAGCGCCGCGCGGTCGCCGACGAGCACGAGCGCCTTCTTCGCGCGCGTGAGCGCGACGTTCACTCGGCGTGGGTCCTCGAAGACCGGCGAGTCCAGCGTGCCGGTCGCGACGAACGAGACGACGATGACCTCCTTCGCCGAGCCCTGAAACCGGTCGACGGTGTCCACGGTCACGTCGGGCACCTGCCGGCGGATCGCCGCGGCCTGGGCGCGGAACGGCGCGATGACGCCGATGTCGTCGGGCGCGAGCCCCGCCGCGACGAACGCGTCAACCGTCTCGCCCACCGCCTCGACTTCCGTGGGATTGGTGTTGCCCCGCGCCGTCCCGCCGGGGTCGACGAACGCCACGCGGTCGCGGAGGTGGTCGGGGAGCGCGTCGCCGTCCACACCCGGCAGGTCCGTGAGGTGCTGGGCGGCCACGTCTGGCGAGGCGGGTCTGAGCGCGCCGTCGTAGAACTCGCTCGACGGGAAGGCCTGGATCCGCTGGGCCATCCGATACTGGGTGTCGAGCAGCACCGACGCGTCGGGGTGGGCGTCGACCAGCCGCTCGAACAGCGACCGCGAGAGGTCGGCTGCGTCCGTCGTACCGCCGTCCGACCGCGCGGCGGCCGGGTCGGTCGTCGACTCGACCTCGATGCCGGTTTCGTCGGCCGCGTCCGCCGCTTGGACCACGGGGGGAAGCTGCTGGTGGTCGCCGACGAGCACGAACCGGTCGGCGAGCGTGGTCGCCGCGAGCGTCGCGGGTTCGGTGAGCTGACCCGCCTCGTCGACCAGCGCGACGTCGAACGACTCCTCGCGCATGACCCGCGAGCCACAGCTCGCGGTCGTCGCCGCCACCACGGGTGCGTCCTCCAGCTCCCGCGCTCGCGCCTCGGGGTCGCCGCGGGTTTCGAGTCTGAACCCCTGCATGTCCGCACGGACCCCGTGTTCGGTTCCCACGCGAACGAACTCCTCGAACCCCTGGTCGCGGAGCGCCTCCAGCGCGTTGTCGACCGCACGGTTCGTGAACCCCGAGAGGAGCACTCGGTCCCCGCGCTCGACCAGCGCCTGGATGGTGCGCGCGATGGTGTAGGTCTTGCCCGTGCCCGGCGGGCCGTGGACCAGCGCACAGTCCTCCGCGCCGACCGCGAGCCGGACGGCCCGGTCCTGGCTCTCGTTGTTCGGGATGAACGTCTCGTCCACTTCCCGAAACTCGGGCTCGCGCCGCCCGAAGAGCACGTCCTTTCGGTCCGGGTCGCCGGCCAGCACCGCGTTGTGGAGCGCCGTCAGCATCCCGTCGACACCCATCTCCGAGGGGTAGACGTCGAGCCGCCGGAGGTCGACCGGCTCCTCGGTGCTCACCACGACCTCGTCGTCGAGTTCGAGCACCCGACCCATCTCGGCGGTGCCGTAGACCGGGTCGCCGTCGCTCGCGAGCACCACGTCGCCCTCGCGGATCTTCGAGACCGGGTCGTCACACCGCGCTCGGAGCTCCCAGCCGTCGTCGACCTCGGTTCTTCCGAGCGGTTCGAGGTCGATGAGCGCGCGGTCGGCGTCGGCGCGCTCCTCGGGGGTTTGGGTCCAGAGCTTCGCGTACTCCCGGTGGACCGCGCGGCGCTCGGCCTCGATGGCGCGGTAAAATCGTGCGAAGTACGCGCGCTCCTCGGCGGGGAGCGCGCTCCCGATCTGCCCTGCCTTCGACTCCTGGTCGAGCCGGCCCGAGACCACCATGCAGGTGTCCTGCTCGAAGCAGTACTCACACCGCGCGTTGGCCTCGTAGCCCGTCGGCACAGTTTTTTCGAGCGCCATCGACACGAGCTGGTTGCGCTGACGGACGACGTACCCGAGTAAACCGTCGTTGAGCGAGAAGTCCTTCGCCGGCGAGAGGTCGCCGTCCTCCTCGTTCCGGTCGAGTGCGGCGTTCTTCGTGTAGATGAGGGTGCCAGTATCGGGTGACGGACCGCGTTCACCCAACAGGAGCGCATAGCAAGCGACCTGGATCTTGTCCTGAAATCGGGGCTCGCTCTTGGTGTTCTTCCCTGTCTTGAGTTCCACAGGGGAACCCCGGCGGACCGCGTCGGCCCGACCCTTCAGGCCGTACCGTTCACTGATGAGT
It encodes the following:
- a CDS encoding potassium channel family protein — translated: MNTWQRRALYSAVSLGLLILGYAVVYDYGMTTFEGEPTTFLHALQVVVETFTTTGFGSDAGWTSPAMNVIVIVMDLTGVALIFLALPAIVFPLLEETFSTSAPTRADLDDHVVVCEYTPRGETLIEELERREIPYVVVESDRDRADDLHEDGVSVVYGDPESETTLERVNLDAARALVADSIDEANASIALAAGESGTRIIAFVEDTDAADYLTYAGADDVFSPRRLVGESLADKVTTAVSPELRDAVEISDEFEVAELTIRPGSDLAGVTIAESRITERTGAHVIGAWLRGAFVSPPGPDTRLDEHSLLLVAGQEEQLEALKRMTTAETRPYRRGNVVIAGRGEVGSTVDAAIAADGLESVVVDLADKPGVDIVGDATEEAVLKTAGLDDALAVVLALPDDTQTVFAALVIRELYPDIEILARAKETESVRKLYRAGADYVLALATVSGRMLASTILDEDVMDFDSQIEVLQTRCPNLAGRTLAEADVRARTGCTVVAVERDGDVFTDIGADFELRQDDEVIVVGTDEDVNRFTALAE
- a CDS encoding DUF4349 domain-containing protein; the protein is MPSRTRTVATVVMLCMVVLAGCSGSGGAGGDQASGASGGGGNANAGMGGGGASAGGGGAGEAQRARQAPQAVIKTGRVQLGVENFSAAQRNLTRATRAAGGYVSASSESTYTESGENVTRGELVLRVPSRTFSTLFSQVKAVGTVENANSNSTDVSGKLIDLRARLNNSRAQRDRLRALYDNASDTEATLAVQKRLSAVQSRIERLEGRLASLNDRVAYSTITVTYAESSPSAPPEQWYDVGVGSALVSSMEGVVTAIRAIVVGLAYAAPYLVVFGVPLALVGYLVHRRRSAP
- a CDS encoding AAA domain-containing protein yields the protein MTELRGVLVEVGDGTTVETRYGERDLAELTLRPDGGRADPVTLTCWGKWAETTDYARPGMDVLAVDVEENDYDGDGGYATTGDSRVVLQPDYLVNVTDVRSWVQCPRLEYLNSMSGIPLNYPVVKGTIVHEVFSDLLRGSEVEASIDDRIEEAGLDLGLLGRDPEEVRADVADHARAIDGWLRQGTLDDEDEWRSEQTLISERYGLKGRADAVRRGSPVELKTGKNTKSEPRFQDKIQVACYALLLGERGPSPDTGTLIYTKNAALDRNEEDGDLSPAKDFSLNDGLLGYVVRQRNQLVSMALEKTVPTGYEANARCEYCFEQDTCMVVSGRLDQESKAGQIGSALPAEERAYFARFYRAIEAERRAVHREYAKLWTQTPEERADADRALIDLEPLGRTEVDDGWELRARCDDPVSKIREGDVVLASDGDPVYGTAEMGRVLELDDEVVVSTEEPVDLRRLDVYPSEMGVDGMLTALHNAVLAGDPDRKDVLFGRREPEFREVDETFIPNNESQDRAVRLAVGAEDCALVHGPPGTGKTYTIARTIQALVERGDRVLLSGFTNRAVDNALEALRDQGFEEFVRVGTEHGVRADMQGFRLETRGDPEARARELEDAPVVAATTASCGSRVMREESFDVALVDEAGQLTEPATLAATTLADRFVLVGDHQQLPPVVQAADAADETGIEVESTTDPAAARSDGGTTDAADLSRSLFERLVDAHPDASVLLDTQYRMAQRIQAFPSSEFYDGALRPASPDVAAQHLTDLPGVDGDALPDHLRDRVAFVDPGGTARGNTNPTEVEAVGETVDAFVAAGLAPDDIGVIAPFRAQAAAIRRQVPDVTVDTVDRFQGSAKEVIVVSFVATGTLDSPVFEDPRRVNVALTRAKKALVLVGDRAALTSDERYARMVEWAD
- a CDS encoding macro domain-containing protein, which encodes MNFDVVQGDIAAQQADALVNAANTGLAMGSGVAGALRRGAGPGIDDEAVSKGPVDLGEVAVTDAYDLDAEWVIHAAAMPQGGRATAESIREATRTSLERADELGCTSLVLPALGCGIAGFDLREGARIIGEVIAEYESTSLADVRLIGYDEDEVATIREATREN
- a CDS encoding MBL fold metallo-hydrolase; the encoded protein is MRVTFLGTGAAMPSGRRSQTGLLLDADDDSLLVDCGSGVLNALARTETGYEGVSTVLLTHHHLDHVADLLPLVKARWLAGAEHLEIVGPQGTKELIDGLLDVHEYLDGRIDLRVREVVAESFSLAGFDVDARETRHSMYCLAYRFTHDDGPAFTFSADSEAFTNLMNFADGSAVLAHDCSFPDDVDVSNHPTPNQLGETLAGSGVEVGRVYLTHLYPHTEGRHEEMLESIGAHYEGDVRFARDGLAVEVE
- a CDS encoding twin-arginine translocation signal domain-containing protein; the protein is MNRRSYLKLAGVAAGSAGLLSGPASAAFTRRGIQFNRTVNMVEDAGCDPTGNEPCDDQITAAADDYTLLKFPAGEYKITEKNAVLGLTNVGFLGVGDARFTVPEDFNEKVLVVDRGEGVLFEGIDIDQRADGATPALHIAGDDDIRVHDVELIGAGIHRDSIPKGEPGYSPGVGPDKGNPRVHDFFYPIVRSESGTGLVTNLRANNHGLMGTYNAGNGRSGIWVGIGTYGTITFRDCHIEEFGSNGCYTSRTYGVVQYEGGVYRNNDNNQIRLGSENSYIDGASLEVDADASEAPNPYEALNYRGVRIEMGH